A window from Peromyscus eremicus chromosome 1, PerEre_H2_v1, whole genome shotgun sequence encodes these proteins:
- the Deaf1 gene encoding deformed epidermal autoregulatory factor 1 homolog isoform X2: MAVEREVTTVTVANVGSSADNVFTTSVANAASISGHVLSGRTALQIGDSLNTEKATLIVVHTDGSIVETTGLKGPAAPLTPGPQSPPTPLAPGQEKGGTKYNWDPSVYDSELPVRCRNISGTLYKSRLGSGGRGRCIKQGENWYSPTEFEAMAGRASSKDWKRSIRYAGRPLQCLIQDGILNPHAASCTCAACCDDMTLSGPVRLFVPYKRRKKENELPTTPVKKDSPKNITLLPATAATTFTVTPSGQITTSGALTFDRASTVEATAVISESPAQGDVFAGATVQEAGVQPPCRVGHPEPHYPGYQDSCQIAPFPEAALPTSHPKIVLTSLPALAVPPSTPTKAVSPTVVSGLEMSDQRSWLYLEEMVNSLLSTAQQLKTLFEQAKQASSCREAAVTQARMHVDTERKEQSCVNCGREAMSECTGCHKVNYCSTFCQRKDWKDHQHVCGQSTSVTVQADEVHVEESVIEKVAV, encoded by the exons TCTGGTAGGACAGCCCTGCAGATCGGGGACAGCCTGAACACTGAGAAAGCCACGCTGATAGTTGTCCACACAGATGGGAGCATTGTGGAGACCACTGGGCTGAAGGGCCCAGCAGCACCTCTTACCCCAG GTCCTCAGTCCCCTCCTACCCCCCTGGCACCTGGTCAGGAGAAAGGCGGCACCAAGTACAACTGGGACCCTTCCGTGTATGACAGTGAGTTGCCCGTGCGCTGTCGGAACATCAGTGGCACTCTTTACAAGAGCAGGCTCGGCTCAG GTGGGCGGGGTCGGTGTATCAAGCAGGGAGAGAACTGGTACAGCCcaactgagtttgaggccatggCGGGAAGAGCCAGCAGCAAGGACTGGAAGAGAAGCATCCGCTATGCGGGCAGACCCCTGCAGTGCCTCATCCAG GATGGTATTTTGAACCCCCACGCTGCCTCCTGTACCTGTGCTGCCTGTTGTGATGACATGACTCTC AGTGGCCCAGTCAGGCTCTTCGTCCCTTACAAAAGGCGCAAGAAAGAGAATGAGCTGCCCACAACTCCAGTTAAGAAGGATTCCCCCAAGAACATCACGCTGCTTCCTGCCACGGCGGCCACCACCT tCACTGTGACACCCTCAGGACAGATCACTACCTCTGGAGCACTAACCTTTGACCGAGCATCCACTGTAGAGGCTACTGCTGTCATCTCTGAGAGCCCAGCCCAAGGTGATGTCTTTGCAGGAGCGACAG TGCAAGAGGCAGGTGTGCAGCCCCCCTGCAGGGTTGGCCATCCTGAACCCCACTATCCTGGCTATCAGGACAGCTGCCAGATTGCCCCGTTTCCAGAAGCTGCATTGCCAACATCACATCCCAAAATCG TCCTGACATCCCTGCCTGCCTTGGCTGtgccaccctccacccccaccaaagCTGTCTCTCCCACCGTGGTCAGTGGGCTGGAGATGTCAGACCAGCGGAGCTGGCTGTACCTGGAAGAGATGGTCAACTCCTTGCTCAGCACAGCCCAGCAGCTGAAGACGCTGTTTGAACAAGCCAAGCAGGCGAGCTCTTGCAGGGAGGCCGCTGTGACACAGGCGAGAATGCACGTTGACACCGAGCGGAAAGAG CAGTCCTGTGTCAACTGCGGCCGGGAGGCCATGAGTGAGTGTACCGGATGCCACAAGGTCAACTACTGCTCCACATTCTGCCAGCGCAAG GACTGGAAAGACCATCAGCACGTCTGTGGCCAGTCAACATCTGTCACTGTCCAGGCTGATGAAGTCCATGTTGAAGAAAGTGTAATAGAAAAAGTTGCTGTTTGA
- the Drd4 gene encoding D(4) dopamine receptor has translation MGNDDAVHDGGLLAGRGPETLGTDAGLGGAGAAALVGGVLLISMVLAGNSLVCVSVASERTLQTPTNYFILSLAAADLLLAILVLPLFVYSEVQGGVWLLSPRLCDTLMAMDVMLCTASIFNLCAISVDRFVAVTVPLHYNRQGQRQLLLIAATWVLSAAVAAPVLCGLNDVPGRDPAVCRLEDRDYVVYSSVCSFFLPCPLMLLLYWATFRGLRRWEAARHTKLHSRAPRRPSGPGPPVSDSAPPGPFFPDCLPPSPSLLQSPSGSSPPEPDLSQGLCGPECPLPDAVLPQAPAPAPAPPSRRTRGAKITGRERKAMRVLPVVVGAFLMCWTPFFVVHITRALCPACFVPPRLVSAVTWLGYVNSALNPIIYTVFNAEFRRVFRKSLCLRC, from the exons ATGGGGAACGACGACGCGGTCCACGACGGGGGGCTGTTGGCCGGGCGTGGGCCAGAGACCCTGGGGACTGACGCCGGGCTTGGGGGCGCGGGCGCGGCGGCGCTGGTGGGGGGCGTGCTGCTCATCAGCATGGTGTTGGCGGGCAACTCGCTAGTGTGCGTGAGCGTGGCCTCCGAGCGCACCCTGCAGACACCCACCAACTACTTCATCTTGAGCCTGGCGGCCGCTGACCTCCTCCTAGCAATACTAGTACTGCCACTCTTTGTCTACTCCGAG GTCCAGGGTGGCGTGTGGCTGCTGAGCCCCCGCCTCTGTGACACCCTCATGGCCATGGACGTCATGTTATGCACTGCCTCCATCTTCAACCTGTGCGCCATCAGCGTGGACAG GTTCGTGGCTGTGACGGTGCCACTCCACTACAACCGTCAGGGCCAGCGCCAGCTGCTGCTCATCGCTGCTACATGGGTGCTGTCCGCCGCGGTGGCTGCGCCAGTGCTGTGCGGCCTCAACGATGTGCCCGGCCGCGATCCAGCCGTGTGCCGCCTGGAGGACCGCGACTACGTGGTCTACTCGTCCGTTTGCTCCTTCTTCCTGCCCTGTCCGCTCATGCTACTGCTTTACTGGGCCACTTTCCGCGGCCTGCGGCGCTGGGAGGCAGCCCGGCACACCAAGCTGCACAGCCGCGCACCGCGCAGACCCAGCGGCCCCGGCCCGCCGGTGTCTGACAGTGCTCCTCCGGGCCCCTTCTTCCCAGACTGTCTGCCCCCCTCACCCAGCCTCCTGCAGAGCCCCAGCGGCTCCAGCCCGCCTGAGCCAGATCTCTCTCAGGGACTCTGCGGCCCGGAGTGTCCGCTCCCCGATGCGGTGCTCCCGCAAGCGCCAGCGCCAGCGCCAGCGCCGCCTTCCCGCAGAACGAGGGGCGCCAAGATCACCGGAAGGGAGCGCAAGGCAATGAGAGTCCTGCCCGTGGTAGTCG GGGCCTTCCTGATGTGTTGGACGCCTTTCTTCGTGGTGCACATCACGCGGGCGCTGTGTCCGGCTTGTTTCGTGCCCCCTCGCCTGGTCAGTGCCGTCACCTGGCTAGGCTATGTCAACAGTGCCCTCAACCCCATCATCTACACCGTCTTCAACGCCGAGTTCCGCAGGGTCTTCCGCAAGTCTCTCTGTCTCCGCTGCTGA
- the Sct gene encoding secretin isoform X2 — translation MPTPPLLLLLLLLLAGSAALPAPPRIPRHSDGTFTSELSRLQDSARLQRLLQGLVGKRSEQDAENIPENSLARSKPSEDQLCLLWSNTQALQNWLLPRLPLDGSWSPWLPPGPKPAAEVSEWTEATRQPR, via the exons ATGCCCACCCCGccgctactgctgctgctgctgctgctgctcgcTGGCTCGGCCGCACTCCCTGCGCCCCCCAG GATCCCAAGACACTCAGACGGGACGTTCACCAGCGAGCTCAGTCGCCTGCAGGACAGCGCCAGGCTGCAGCGCCTGCTGCAGGGTCTTGTGGGGAAGCGCAG tgagCAGGACGCAGAAAATATCCCAGAGAACAGCCTGGCACGGTCCAAGCCCTCAGAGGACCAGCTCTGCTTGCTGTGGTCGAACACTCAGGCCCTACAGAATTG GCTGCTCCCCAGGCTTCCCCTGGATGGGTCCTGGTCTCCCTGGCTGCCTCCTGGACCAAAGCCTGCTGCTGAAGTCTCGGAGTGGACTGAAGCAACCAGGCAACCCcgatga
- the Sct gene encoding secretin isoform X1: MPTPPLLLLLLLLLAGSAALPAPPRIPRHSDGTFTSELSRLQDSARLQRLLQGLVGKRSEQDAENIPENSLARSKPSEDQLCLLWSNTQALQNCPISLHRLLPRLPLDGSWSPWLPPGPKPAAEVSEWTEATRQPR; the protein is encoded by the exons ATGCCCACCCCGccgctactgctgctgctgctgctgctgctcgcTGGCTCGGCCGCACTCCCTGCGCCCCCCAG GATCCCAAGACACTCAGACGGGACGTTCACCAGCGAGCTCAGTCGCCTGCAGGACAGCGCCAGGCTGCAGCGCCTGCTGCAGGGTCTTGTGGGGAAGCGCAG tgagCAGGACGCAGAAAATATCCCAGAGAACAGCCTGGCACGGTCCAAGCCCTCAGAGGACCAGCTCTGCTTGCTGTGGTCGAACACTCAGGCCCTACAGAATTG CC CTATCTCCCTCCACAGGCTGCTCCCCAGGCTTCCCCTGGATGGGTCCTGGTCTCCCTGGCTGCCTCCTGGACCAAAGCCTGCTGCTGAAGTCTCGGAGTGGACTGAAGCAACCAGGCAACCCcgatga